Proteins encoded by one window of Mustela erminea isolate mMusErm1 chromosome 5, mMusErm1.Pri, whole genome shotgun sequence:
- the ANKRD34C gene encoding ankyrin repeat domain-containing protein 34C, translating into MMDGDTELRTDGNSLLKAVWLGRLRLTRLLLEGGAYINESNDKGETALMVACITQHVDQQSTSRPRMVKYLLDQRADPNIQDKSGKTALIHACIRKAGGDVVSLLLENGADPSLEDRTGASALVYAINADDKDALRHLLDACKAKGKEVIIITTAKSSSGTKTTKQYLNAPPSPGGEDRQSPPLCTSPSDIELKAPGRGAPPTDREDDFFSLQSGRLSAGNMARALNEPGSPLRKVGNLKRARLPQLKRLQSEPWGLIAPSVLAAGARQDETHGPGPDSEVVKSFSDVSFPKRGPLSRTSSIDGKDPTFFPTVAEQVQKITASPGPASWKAAHEKGQASHPRLARRGTLPADQEKVGIGPAGPPALKDPVSLKWLESDLHDLDLQTGADQLSSVSLESSKGPLDRKRLDGSFLALFHGSRESLDAAPSTSPSSARRRPPPLLERRGSGTLLLDRISHTRPGFLPPLNVGGNPLIPDIRSSSKPSSPLASGLKSMVPVAPSSPKRADLRGRRALLRRHSMQAEQMRQLSDFEQTVT; encoded by the coding sequence ATGATGGACGGCGACACGGAGCTGAGGACAGATGGGAACTCCCTCCTGAAGGCGGTATGGCTGGGGAGGCTCAGGCTGACCAGGCTCCTCCTGGAAGGGGGCGCTTACATCAATGAGAGCAACGACAAAGGGGAGACGGCCCTCATGGTGGCGTGCATCACCCAGCACGTGGACCAGCAGAGCACCAGCCGGCCCAGGATGGTGAAGTACCTGCTGGACCAGAGGGCAGACCCCAACATCCAGGACAAGTCCGGCAAGACGGCTCTCATCCACGCCTGCATCCGGAAGGCGGGGGGCGACGTGGTGTCCCTGCTCCTGGAGAACGGCGCCGACCCCAGCCTCGAGGACCGCACGGGGGCTTCGGCCCTGGTCTACGCCATCAACGCCGATGACAAGGACGCCCTGAGGCACCTGCTGGACGCCTGCAAAGCCAAAGGAAAGGAGGTGATCATCATAACAACCGCTAAGTCGTCGTCAGGCACCAAAACCACCAAGCAGTATCTCAACGCCCCTCCGTCGCCCGGAGGGGAAGACCGCCAGTCCCCTCCGCTGTGCACGTCCCCCTCGGACATCGAACTGAAGGCTCCAGGCCGGGGAGCCCCACCCACGGACAGGGAGGATGACTTCTTCAGCCTCCAGTCAGGGCGTCTGAGTGCCGGCAACATGGCCAGGGCTCTCAATGAGCCCGGGTCGCCCCTCAGGAAAGTGGGGAACCTCAAGCGGGCCCGCCTGCCCCAGCTGAAGAGGCTGCAGTCCGAACCCTGGGGCCTGATTGCGCCGTCCGTGCTGGCAGCCGGCGCGCGTCAGGACGAGACCCACGGCCCCGGCCCGGACAGTGAGGTCGTCAAGAGCTTCAGTGATGTGTCCTTCCCCAAGAGGGGGCCGCTCTCCAGAACCAGCAGCATCGATGGCAAAGACCCCACCTTCTTCCCCACCGTCGCCGAGCAGGTGCAGAAGATCACGGCCTCCCCAGGACCAGCATCCTGGAAGGCCGCCCACGAGAAGGGTCAGGCTTCCCACCCCCGTCTCGCCCGGAGAGGGACTCTCCCCGCTGACCAGGAGAAGGTGGGTATCGGTCCAGCAGGCCCCCCTGCTCTCAAAGATCCCGTGTCCCTCAAGTGGCTGGAGAGTGATTTGCACGACTTAGATTTACAGACTGGGGCCGACCAGCTCAGCTCGGTCTCCCTGGAATCAAGCAAAGGGCCCTTGGACAGGAAGAGGCTCGACGGCTCCTTCCTGGCTCTCTTCCACGGCTCGCGGGAGTCCCTGGACGCCGCGCCCAGCACGTCCCCCAGCTCGGCACGCCGCCGGCCACCGCCTCTGCTGGAAAGGCGAGGTTCTGGGACTCTGCTGCTTGACCGAATTTCGCACACCAGGCCCGGCTTCCTGCCGCCTTTAAACGTCGGTGGGAACCCACTTATCCCTGACATCAGATCCAGCAGCAAACCGTCTTCTCCACTTGCGAGCGGCTTGAAATCCATGGTTCCCGTTGCGCCCAGTTCACCCAAGAGAGCAGACCTGAGAGGCAGACGGGCGCTCCTGCGGAGGCACTCCATGCAGGCCGAGCAGATGAGGCAGTTGTCGGACTTCGAGCAGACCGTCACCTAG